Proteins co-encoded in one Plectropomus leopardus isolate mb chromosome 14, YSFRI_Pleo_2.0, whole genome shotgun sequence genomic window:
- the ppm1aa gene encoding protein phosphatase 1A: protein MGAFLDKPKMEKYNSHGEGNELRYGLSSMQGWRVEMEDAHTAVIGLPHGLDPWSFFAVYDGHAGSQVAKYCCEHLLEHITSNVDFQSALQGDPNVESVKNGIRTGFLQIDEHMRTISEKKHGVDRSGSTAVGVMIAPTHIYFINCGDSRGLLSRGGAVHFFTQDHKPSNPLEKERIQNAGGSVMIQRVNGSLAVSRALGDFDYKCVHGKGPTEQLVSPEPEVYAIERCEGEDEFIILACDGIWDVMANEELCDFVRSRLEVTDDLERVSNEIVDTCLYKGSRDNMSVVLICFPGAPKVSPEAVKREAELDKYLEGRVEEIIKKQGDEGVPDLVHVMRTLASESIPNLPPGGELASKRSVIEAVYNKLNPYRSDDTDSASTDDMW, encoded by the exons ATGGGTGCATTTCTTGACAAACCAAAGATGGAAAAATACAATTCCCATGGCGAGGGCAACGAACTGAGGTATGGGCTGAGTAGCATGCAGGGTTGGCGGGTAGAGATGGaagatgcacacacagcagtaaTTGGCCTGCCTCATGGTCTCGACCCCTGGTCGTTCTTTGCTGTTTATGATGGGCACGCTGGCTCTCAGGTGGCCAAGTACTGCTGTGAGCACCTGCTGGAGCACATCACCAGCAACGTAGACTTCCAGAGTGCTCTGCAGGGGGACCCTAATGTGGAAAGCGTGAAGAATGGGATCCgcacagggttcctgcagattgATGAACACATGCGAACCATCTCCGAGAAGAAGCATGGCGTGGACCGCAGTGGTTCCACTGCAGTGGGAGTGATGATTGCACCGACCCATATCTACTTTATCAACTGCGGCGACTCACGGGGACTCCTCAGTCGGGGCGGAGCTGTGCACTTCTTCACACAGGATCACAAACCCAGCAACCCTTTGGAGAAGGAAAGGATCCAGAATGCTGGTGGCTCAGTCATGATCCAGCGAGTTAATGGGTCCCTAGCTGTGTCTCGCGCTCTGGGAGACTTCGATTACAAGTGTGTGCATGGAAAAGGCCCGACAGAGCAGCTTGTGTCTCCTGAGCCTGAAGTTTATGCAATAGAGAGATGCGAGGGGGAAGATGAATTCATTATACTAGCTTGTGATGGCATCTGGGATGTCATGGCCAACGAAGAACTGTGTGACTTTGTCAGGTCAAGACTAGAGGTGACAGATGATCTTGAAAGAGTCAGCAATGAAATTGTTGACACCTGCTTGTACAAG gGAAGCCGGGACAATATGAGTGTTGTGTTAATCTGCTTTCCTGGGGCACCAAAGGTATCTCCAGAAGCAGTAAAACGAGAGGCTGAGCTGGATAAATATCTGGAGGGCAGAGTAGAAG AGATCATCAAAAAGCAGGGGGATGAAGGAGTCCCGGATTTGGTCCATGTTATGCGAACGTTAGCGTCTGAGAGCATCCCTAACCTCCCACCTGGAGGAGAGCTGGCAAGCAA ACGAAGTGTTATTGAAGCAGTGTACAACAAACTCAACCCCTACCGAAGTGATGACACA